The Thiomicrorhabdus lithotrophica DNA segment AAAAAGCAGAAACAAAGTAGGTTCTATCTAAAAAATGACCACTCCAGTACAACAATGCAATTAAGGTCATAGGTGGTAAAAACTCTAAAGAGCTATAGAGTAAAACCATGCTGTCAATAATTAAACCAATGAGGTAAGAGATTAAAATTAACCAGCGAACTTGACTTGAACGAATATTGATAAAGCTTTCGGTCATTGTGCGTTCCCCACGGGTTCGGTTTTATCTGCTTTTAAATTGAAATCTAAGTCAAAATCAAAGTCATTACGCCAGTCTTCAGCTTCTTCTCGGTTAATAATCAATACACGATGAGACTGATTCAGTTTAGCGATAGGTATTGCGGTAATTTTAAAGTAAGGATTGTCACCCTGGGTTTCAATTTTCGTGATTCTAGCCACCGGATAGCCTGCTGGAAAAATGCCACCTAAACCGGAGCTTTCAAGCATATCGCCAACTTTGATTTCACTGTTTACAGGAATGAAGCCGAGTTGCGCATGATTATGCCCAGTACCGTTCAAAATACCACGTTGCCCTGTTCTTTGAACGCGTACAGGGATTTGATGGTCAGGATCAGTAAGCAGTAACACGCGAGAAGTAGTGGGTGTTAAATCAATAATCTGTCCCATAATCCCTAAAGAATCGATAACGGTTTGTTGTTTTTTGACCTTATCTAAACTGCCTTTGTTAAGCGTCAGAAATTGCGATAAAGGGTTGCTGCTGTAAAAGGTAATGGTAGCGATTTGTACTGTTCGGTTAGTGATTTTTCCCGTTGTCCCTAAGAGGGATTCTAAGCGTTCAACTTGAAGCTCAAGATTTACAAGCTGTTGTTGTTTTGCTTTTAGTAACAGGATTTCAGTTTTTAATTGCTGATTCTCTCTTTCTAAAGAATTGATAGAGGTGAAGTCAGTCGTAATTAACTGGTAGAGATGCTGGGGGAATGTTGCTGCTCTTTCAATTGGCGTTAGAGTGGTGAGAAGAGCACTGCGTACATTACCTAAAATCTGACCATAATGGTCAGCGGCCATCAACACAATGGCAAGAATGAATGCAATGATGAATTGCATTCCTTCTTTTTGTGAAGATGGAGTAATGAGGCTAATGTTTTTCTCCTGAAAGAGTCATTTAAATGTTGGTTTGTTTATTCAAATGAAAAAACGTCAACGCCTTTTTCATCCATAAGTTCTAAAGCTCGTCCGCCGCCGCGAGCTACACAAGTTAGTGGGTCGTCAGCAATAATGACCGGAATTCCAGTCTCTTCAGAAAGCAGTGTGCTTAAGTTACGCAGCAAAGCGCCGCCACCCGTTAAAACAATTCCGTGTTCTGCAATATCCGCACCTAATTCAGGAGGTGTATTTTCTAAAGCGGTTCTAACCGCACTAACAATGGCAGAAAGAGGCTCTTGTAAGGCTTCAAGAACTTCATTGCTGTTAAGTGTGAAGCGGCGAGGAACAGCTTCTGCAATATTAGAGCCATGAACCTCCATCGTGTCAGGAGTGACTTCGTGGTAAGCCGTACCAATTGTTTTTTTGATTTTTTCAGCAGTTGTTTCGCCAATAATCATGCCGTAGTTACGACGTACGTATTTAATGATGGCATCATCAAAACGATCCCCTCCAACTTTAACGGAATCGGACCAAACGATTCCGTTTAAAGATAGGGTTGCAACTTCTGTTGTTCCGCCACCAATGTCTACTACCATTGAACCGGTTGGTTCGCTCACTGGCATGCCGGCACCAATTGCTGCTGCCATAGGCTCTTCAATCAGATAAACTTCACGCGCACCTGCTCCAGCAGCGGATTCACGAATAGCTCGGCGTTCAACTTGGGTTGATCCACAAGGAACACAAACTAAAACGCGAGGGCTTGGCTGAAAGAATTTTGCTTCATGAACCTTTTTGATAAAGGCTTGTAACATTTTTTCCGTTACTTCGAAGTCAGCAATAACACCGTCTTTCAAAGGACGAACAGTTTGAATGTCTTGGTTTTCTTTGCCCAACATTAATTTAGCATTTTCACCAACAGCAACAATGGAACGGCTGTTACTTCCGCGTTTGTTTGTGCGTATTGAAACTACTGAAGGTTCGTTTAAAACCATTCCTTTACCACGAACGTAAATAAGAGTGTTAGCGGTACCTAAATCAATAGATAGATCGTTTGAGAAAAGTCCCATGAATTTGCGAAACATTGAGTGCTGTCCTTAAAAATTAGACTAAAAAATTGTCCTGGCATTTTAACTTATTCTCAATAAGGGGAGAAGACTAATTTTAATTTAAAGATAAGAATTTGAGTAAAAGTCATAGCGTTACTTATTGTTGAGTTCAAACTAATTGAAGTTTTTATCAAAACTAAATCGGTTTTTCGACCAAAAATAACAAAAATAGCGTCCTCAATTAGAGAATTAGGCTTTAGAAGAAACCGTTAATATGGTATTTTATACGGTCAAATTTTTGCTACTGGTTTTTATAAAGCAGGCTTGTGTGAGTTTTAAGAAAATTTCTTTAAATTTACCTTAAAAAGCTTTTTAAAACGGGTAGTTTCAACCGTGTCCGATTAGGAGTAGCGTGTGTCTTTAGGAAAAACTGAAGTCGAATACATATCTCGTTTAGCCGCCATCGACGTCAATGAATCAGAAGTTGATGATGTTGCCGCTAAGCTATCTAATATTTTAGATTTATTCTCACAAATGCAAGCAGCTGATACCGATAACGTATCGCCAATGGCTCATCCATTGGATCAAGTGCAGCGTTTACGCCCTGATGTTGTCACTGAAAGTGATCAACATGAGAAATTACAGTCAGTTGCTCCCGCAGTGGAAAACGGATTGTATCTAGTGCCACAAGTTATTGAGTGAGTAAAAACAGACAATGCATAATTTAACAATTAAACAGATGAGCGAAAAGTTGCACGCGGGTGAAATCACTAGTGTGCAGTTAACGCAGCACTATTTAGACAGAATCTCTCAATATGATGCCGATATCAATGCCTATGTAACGGTTACGCCTGAGTTAGCTATTGCCATGGCAAAAGAAGCTGATGAGAAGCTAGCCGCAGGTAAAGGTGAATTACTAACCGGAATTCCTGTCGCGCACAAAGATATCTTTTGTACTGACGGTGTAAAAACCTCATGCAGTTCAAAAATGCTAGATAATTTTATCGCGCCTTATGATGCGCATGTTGTAACCCAGCTTAAAAAAGTGGGTATGCCTATTTTAGGTAAAACCAACATGGATGAGTTTGCAATGGGGTCAACCTCAGAAAGCAGTTACTACGGGCCAACTAAAAATCCTTGGGACTTAAATGCGGTTCCTGGTGGTTCATCAGGTGGAGCAGCGGCGGTCATCGCGGCTGGTTTGGCGCCGATGGCAACGGGTACCGATACTGGTGGTTCAATTCGTCAGCCAGCGTCTTTCTGTGGTATTACGGGTATTAAACCAACTTACGGCTCAGTTTCCCGTTTTGGTATTGTGGCATACGCTTCAAGTTTTGACCAAGCAGGACCTATGACACGTTCGGCAGAAGACTCTGCGTGGATGTTAAACGCTATGGCTGGTTTTGATGAGCGTGATTCAACTAGTTTAGAGCGTGAAACGCCAGATTACGCCGCTGAATTAGGTCAGTCGTTAAAAGGTCTTAAAATTGGTGTGCCTGCCGAATACTTTGGCGACGGTTTAGATCCTGAAGTTGAAAAGATTGTGCGTGATGCAATTGCTGAAGTGGAAAAGCTAGGTGCTGAAACCGTTGAAGTTCATTTACCAAACAAAGATTTAGCGGTGCCATCTTATTATGTATTGGCGCCTGCGGAAGCGTCATCTAACTTGTCGCGTTTTGATGGTGTGCGTTTTGGGCATCGTTGTGAAAACCCTAAAGATTTAGAAGACCTATACAAACGTTCACGTTCAGAAGGTTTTGGTGCGGAAGTTAAACGCCGTATTATGGTTGGTGCTTATGCATTATCGGCTGGTTTTTATGACGCTTATTACTTAAAAGCTCAAAAGTTACGTCGTATGGTGCGTGATGACTTTACAAAAGCCTTTGAGTCTTGTGATGTCATCATGGGGCCTGTTGCGCCAAGTCCAGCATTCAATATTGGTGAAAAGTCAGATGATCAAGTGAGTATGTATCTATCCGATTTATACACCATTCCGGTCAACTTAGCAGGTCTACCAGGCCTGTCTGTTCCGGCAGGATTTGTAAATAACCGTCCTGTTGGTTTACACATTGTTGGGCCTTATTTTAGTGAGGCTAAACTGCTGAACATTGGTCACCAATTTCAGCAAGTCACTGATTGGCATAAAAAAATGCCTGAACAGTATCAATAATTGGAGTTAACAGATATGAGTTGGGAAGTTGTAATTGGTTTAGAGATACACGCTCAGTTAACCACTAAGTCAAAGATATTTTCAGGGTCTTCAATCGCTTACGGCGCGGCACCAAATAGCCAGGCCTGTAATGTTGATTTAGGAATGCCTGGTATGTTGCCAGTATTAAATGCAGGAGTGATTAATAAATCCATCGCTCTAGGTTTGGCACTGAATGCGGAGATTGGTCGTAAATCGGTGTTTGACCGTAAAAACTATATGTACCCAGATTTACCAAAAGGCTATCAAACCACACAGTTGGAATTTCCAATTGTAGGGCAAGGTACGTTAGAAATCGAAATCGACGGTGAAAAGAAAGTCATCGGTGTAACCCGTGCTCACCTGGAAGAAGATGCCGGTAAATCCAATCATGGTATCGTTCCTGGTATGAGTGGAATCGATTTGAACCGTGCAGGAACACCATTATTAGAAATCGTTTCTGACCCTGATATGTCATCGGCTAAAGAAGCGGTGGCTTACGCTAAAAAAATGCATGAGTTAGTTCAGTATTTAGGGATTTGTGACGGAAATATGCAAGAAGGGTCTTTCCGTGTAGACTCTAACGTTTCGATTCGTAAGCCGGGTGAGCCTCTAGGAACACGTACTGAGTTAAAAAATATTAACTCATTCAAGTTTATTGAAAAAGCGATTGAATTTGAGATTGAACGTCAAATTGAATTGATTGAAAACGGTGGAGAAGTGGTTCAAGAAACACGTCTATACGATTCTGAAAACGATACCACACGTTCAATGCGTTCAAAGGAAGAAGCGAATGACTATCGTTATTTCCCTTGCCCGGATTTACTGCCAGTTATTATCACTGAAGAAGACATTGAAGCGGTTAAAGCAACAATGCCTGAACTACCTGATGCCAAGCGTGTGCGTTTTGTTGCTGAGTTTGGCTTAAGTGATTACGATGCAGAAGTCTTAACTGGTTCACGTGAAATGGCAGAGTTCTTTGAAGCCGTTGTGGCTGCCACTGACGGTAAAGATGCTAAGCTTTGTGCTAACTGGATGACATCTGGTTTTGCCGCGGCGTTAAACAAAGATGGTCTAGCGGTAAATGATGCGCCAGTGACAGCAGAAATGTTGGCTGGCATGCTAAAACGCATTATGGACGATACCATCTCTGGAAAAATCGCTAAACAGGTATTTGAAGCGATGTGGAATGGTGAAGGTTCTGCAGACGAAATCATTGAAGCGAAAGGCCTAAAACAAATCACTGATACGGGTGCGATTGAAGCCCTAGTAGATGAAGTGTTAGCCAATAACCCATCTCAAGTAGAAGCTTATAAAGGCGGACAAGAGAAGATGATGGGCTACTTTGTTGGGCAAATAATGAAAGCTTCTGGTGGACAAGCCAATCCTGGGCAAGTGAATAAAATGCTCAAAGAGAAATTAAGCTAAATTCATTACTAATGATAAGTTTATTTGATGTTTTATCAGGCCTGGTAACTCTGAATAAATTATGAATTTTTGATGAAAAAGTATTCGAAAGGCTTGAAAGGTCATAAAAAAACCTTATAGTGTCTTATGTCAGAATTTAATATTACCTTCATAAGGAGAAAATAATGAAGCGTATAGGTTTATTTCTATTAACAAACATCGCGGTTATTGCTGTAGCAATGCTAGCTATGAATATCTTGGGTGTAGGCAACTACATGGAAGGTACTAGTCTTAACTTAAACAACTTGTTTATGTTTGCGCTTATTTTTGGTTTTGCAGGTTCATTTGTATCGCTTGCAATGTCAAAGTGGATGGCAAAAATGTCTACGGGTGCAAAAGTTATCGAAACACCACGTAACGCAGACGAGAAATGGTTGGTTGATACTGTAGCGGCGCAAGCAGCAAAAGCAGGAATCAAAACACCAGAAGTTGCTATCTATGACTCACCAGAGCCAAATGCGTTTGCGACTGGGATGACTAAAAACAACTCATTAGTTGCCGTTTCAACTGGGCTAATGCGTAACATGCGTCAAAACGAAGTAGAAGCTGTTCTAGGTCACGAAGTTGCTCACGTAGCAAACGGTGATATGGTAACTATGGCGTTACTACAAGGTGTGTTAAACACGTTCGTTATCTTCTTTGCAAAAATCGTGGCGTACATTGTTGACCGCGTAATACTTAAAAACGAAGAATCTGGGCACAGCCTGACATTTATCGTTGTTGATATTGTGGCTCAAATCCTATTCGGTATTTTGGCGAGTATCATTGCGATGAAGTTCTCTCGTTACCGTGAGTTCCATGCCGATAACGGTGGTGCTTACTTAGCGGGTAAAGAGAACATGATTGCCGCACTACGTCGTTTACAGACAATGCAGCCGGGTGAATTACCAGACCAAATGGCCGCATTTGGTATTTCAGCTAAAAAGTCGTCTTTCGGTGACCTATTCAAGTCTCACCCAGACTTAGAAGACCGTATTGCACGTCTAGAAGCAACTACTCAAGAGCAGTTAAAAGTAGCTTAATTTAGCCGCTTTATAACGCTTAATAAAAAGCCCCGCTAAGGATTTCCTAGCGGGGCTTTTTTATTGCGTGAAACGATGGGCTGGATTACACTTGTGATACGTAATAATCTGGCAATAATGCCTTATATTAAATGTTAGCGAGAAAATACAATGATTAACTGGGCATACTTTCCACAATCTAATCAGCCGAATGAAGCAATTCGAGCGGTCGTATCTGTATTCGAAAAACATCAAGCTGATATTGATTCAGCTACGCATGATGTTCAAGTTAGTGATGATGTTCTCGCAAAAGTAGCGGATTCACTTGAAGAAATTAATTTTCAAGTTGAAAGAGGAAAAAGAAAAGACCAGAAAATACATATCCCCGTATTATTTGGTCTTAATGGAGTAACGGAAAAAGCCTTTGAAGCTGATGCTTATCATAGAGAAAACAAAATAGTTATTGAAGTAGAGGCTGGAAGAGGTGTAACAAACTACCAGTTCCTAAAAGATTTATTCCAAGCATGCATGATGCAGGATGTTGATTATTTAACAATCGCAATTAGAAATAAATATAAATCCTCGAAGGATTTTGAAAAAGTTTTTACATTCTTTGACACGTTGTATAAAAGTAACCGACTGAAATTACCATTAAAAGGGGTGTTGGTAATTGGGTACTAGAGCTAAAAATACACTCAACCCGACCGCGCGCTAATGCGCGGCTGGTTAGCTTAAACGATAAAGAGCATTAGCTAAAAAAGGAAACAATTAAGTGTTTAAGTTGATAAAAAAATATAAAAATAATTGGGATTGGAGTAAAATTAAATCATTAATGATTGAGAAGCCTTTTTAATATTTGTAGGTCTTTATTTTCATAACACAGGCTTCCTGTTACTTTATTTGCTTGTCCAAATAAAGTAACCAAACAAAAGACACCCTACAGACACAATCTATTTCACTAAGCTTGTTAGCTCAAGTTTGTGAACTCGCTGCGCTCAGGCAGCACAAACTCTTAACCGCTCCCTACGCTAAGTGAAATTACGATTGCTTACAGAAGGGGGATTTTTCTACGTTATTTTTGTATTTCTATCTTAATTAATCATAGGCTGTGAACCTTTCCAGGCCTGCTAATACGTTTATCTGTATTCTCAATGCAAACGCCAAAATTCCCCTTGCAATAAACTGTGTAAAGTTCTTAACGAAGTGAACGTTAAAAAACTTCAGCTGTTAGAGCGAAGCGAGTTCTGAAGTTTCAGTGAACAAGTTTAGAACTTGCCAATTTATGGAGTGGGGTGCATTTTCTTTGCTTCCTTTCTTTGGGCAAGCAAAGAAAGGGAGGGGAAGCCTAAAAGAGAATCCAAAGGTATATCAATGTTCGAAAAGGCTTCTCAATAGCTAAGACAAATCAAACCTTAAATCCAAAACTGCCAGGCCTGGCTATTTAGTTATTTGTTCTGTAAAGCCAGCCACAACCGCCAAAATTTCTTTTGTAATAGAAAAAAGGGAAGCTTCACTACCCTTTAATTTCATTATGTTGTTGAGAAGCCAATTTAATATTGATAACCCTTTGTTTTTATCTAACAGGCTTTTTAATAGCTAAGCTTAATTAAACTTTAAAATCACCAGGCCTGGTTATTGCTTGAAGTCATTAAGAGTGATGAAATTTTGACTGTTTTTTAGTTAGCTATATACAAGTATTTACTTATAAGTTAAGTTAATCAAGTCACTAAATAACCCTGCTATATCTTATTAAGATTGTGTGGTTTAATCATGATAATTTGTTAGTACTATCCATAAAAAATTAAGCATTTAGGTAATTAAGCATATGAAAATACAGGTTTGTAGAAATTGCGGGCATAAAAATACAGTTGTTTCTGGTCCTTTTACTTCTTGTAACTATTGTGGCTCGACAGAACTTGATCCAGTAACCGATACCGAATTGCCCCCAGGTGCAGTAGTCGCTGATACGAGTTCTGGTGGAGCGCTTAAATGGATAATTTTAATTATTTTATCAGTCGTTGG contains these protein-coding regions:
- the mreC gene encoding rod shape-determining protein MreC: MQFIIAFILAIVLMAADHYGQILGNVRSALLTTLTPIERAATFPQHLYQLITTDFTSINSLERENQQLKTEILLLKAKQQQLVNLELQVERLESLLGTTGKITNRTVQIATITFYSSNPLSQFLTLNKGSLDKVKKQQTVIDSLGIMGQIIDLTPTTSRVLLLTDPDHQIPVRVQRTGQRGILNGTGHNHAQLGFIPVNSEIKVGDMLESSGLGGIFPAGYPVARITKIETQGDNPYFKITAIPIAKLNQSHRVLIINREEAEDWRNDFDFDLDFNLKADKTEPVGNAQ
- a CDS encoding rod shape-determining protein translates to MFRKFMGLFSNDLSIDLGTANTLIYVRGKGMVLNEPSVVSIRTNKRGSNSRSIVAVGENAKLMLGKENQDIQTVRPLKDGVIADFEVTEKMLQAFIKKVHEAKFFQPSPRVLVCVPCGSTQVERRAIRESAAGAGAREVYLIEEPMAAAIGAGMPVSEPTGSMVVDIGGGTTEVATLSLNGIVWSDSVKVGGDRFDDAIIKYVRRNYGMIIGETTAEKIKKTIGTAYHEVTPDTMEVHGSNIAEAVPRRFTLNSNEVLEALQEPLSAIVSAVRTALENTPPELGADIAEHGIVLTGGGALLRNLSTLLSEETGIPVIIADDPLTCVARGGGRALELMDEKGVDVFSFE
- the gatC gene encoding Asp-tRNA(Asn)/Glu-tRNA(Gln) amidotransferase subunit GatC, coding for MSLGKTEVEYISRLAAIDVNESEVDDVAAKLSNILDLFSQMQAADTDNVSPMAHPLDQVQRLRPDVVTESDQHEKLQSVAPAVENGLYLVPQVIE
- the gatA gene encoding Asp-tRNA(Asn)/Glu-tRNA(Gln) amidotransferase subunit GatA; the encoded protein is MHNLTIKQMSEKLHAGEITSVQLTQHYLDRISQYDADINAYVTVTPELAIAMAKEADEKLAAGKGELLTGIPVAHKDIFCTDGVKTSCSSKMLDNFIAPYDAHVVTQLKKVGMPILGKTNMDEFAMGSTSESSYYGPTKNPWDLNAVPGGSSGGAAAVIAAGLAPMATGTDTGGSIRQPASFCGITGIKPTYGSVSRFGIVAYASSFDQAGPMTRSAEDSAWMLNAMAGFDERDSTSLERETPDYAAELGQSLKGLKIGVPAEYFGDGLDPEVEKIVRDAIAEVEKLGAETVEVHLPNKDLAVPSYYVLAPAEASSNLSRFDGVRFGHRCENPKDLEDLYKRSRSEGFGAEVKRRIMVGAYALSAGFYDAYYLKAQKLRRMVRDDFTKAFESCDVIMGPVAPSPAFNIGEKSDDQVSMYLSDLYTIPVNLAGLPGLSVPAGFVNNRPVGLHIVGPYFSEAKLLNIGHQFQQVTDWHKKMPEQYQ
- the gatB gene encoding Asp-tRNA(Asn)/Glu-tRNA(Gln) amidotransferase subunit GatB — encoded protein: MSWEVVIGLEIHAQLTTKSKIFSGSSIAYGAAPNSQACNVDLGMPGMLPVLNAGVINKSIALGLALNAEIGRKSVFDRKNYMYPDLPKGYQTTQLEFPIVGQGTLEIEIDGEKKVIGVTRAHLEEDAGKSNHGIVPGMSGIDLNRAGTPLLEIVSDPDMSSAKEAVAYAKKMHELVQYLGICDGNMQEGSFRVDSNVSIRKPGEPLGTRTELKNINSFKFIEKAIEFEIERQIELIENGGEVVQETRLYDSENDTTRSMRSKEEANDYRYFPCPDLLPVIITEEDIEAVKATMPELPDAKRVRFVAEFGLSDYDAEVLTGSREMAEFFEAVVAATDGKDAKLCANWMTSGFAAALNKDGLAVNDAPVTAEMLAGMLKRIMDDTISGKIAKQVFEAMWNGEGSADEIIEAKGLKQITDTGAIEALVDEVLANNPSQVEAYKGGQEKMMGYFVGQIMKASGGQANPGQVNKMLKEKLS
- the htpX gene encoding protease HtpX, with the translated sequence MKRIGLFLLTNIAVIAVAMLAMNILGVGNYMEGTSLNLNNLFMFALIFGFAGSFVSLAMSKWMAKMSTGAKVIETPRNADEKWLVDTVAAQAAKAGIKTPEVAIYDSPEPNAFATGMTKNNSLVAVSTGLMRNMRQNEVEAVLGHEVAHVANGDMVTMALLQGVLNTFVIFFAKIVAYIVDRVILKNEESGHSLTFIVVDIVAQILFGILASIIAMKFSRYREFHADNGGAYLAGKENMIAALRRLQTMQPGELPDQMAAFGISAKKSSFGDLFKSHPDLEDRIARLEATTQEQLKVA